GATAGAGCATCGGCTCGGGCGTCTGCTGGCGGTAGTCCTCCAGGATGACGTCCTCGACGACGCCGCCGACGGTGGTCCACGGGAATTCCGGCGGCGCGCCGGCGGGGCGCAGCACCTGGCCGATCGGATCCTGACCCGGCCACAGCATCTCCGCGGCGGAGCGGCTCACGATGATGGTGACGTTCGACGTCGGATCCGCCCTGCGCTCGAACGCCTGTCCCGCGAGCACGCTGATGCCCATCGTCCGGAAGTAGTCGCCGTCGGCCATGGTCATGCGCACACGCGGAGCGTTCTGCGGCGGACCGTCATAGGTGGACGTCTGTACCCGCGTTTCACCCGCGCCCTCGTCGAGAGGCAGCGTGTTCACGAGCCCGACCGATTCCACCCCGGGCAGGGCGGCGATGCGGTCCATGAACATGTAGTGGAAGCGAGCGAAGGCCGATGGGTCGTTCAGCCCGTGCTCCTCGGGGTCGGGCGCCGCCTGGAACGTGAAGATGTTCTGCGTGTCGTAGCCGGGATCGACGTTCCGGAGCGCGCGGAAGCTCTGTAGCAGCAGGCCCGCTCCGATCAGCAGCACCAGCGCGGCCGCCGTCTGCACGACGATCAGTGCATTGCGCGTCACCGGACTCGCGGCTGAGCCGGTGCGCTGCGAGCTGCGGAGTCCGTTCGCGACATCCGGCTTCGAGAACCGCAACGCGGGCAGGATACCGGCGACGAGGGCCGCCACAACCACGACTCCGACGGTGAACAGCAGCGCGCCGCCGGAGATCGACACATTGGCCAGACCGGGGATGTTCTCGGGCGCCGCCCTCACGACCAGAGGCAGTCCCGCCCACGCGAGCACGACGCCCGCAACACCGCCGACGGCGGCGAGGATCAGCGCCTCGGTCATGAGTCCGGAGACCAACCGCCCGCGACCGGCGCCGAGGGCGCTCCTCACCGCGAGCTCGCGGTCCCTGCCCTCGGCACGGACCAGCAACAGGTTCGCGACGTTCGCGCATGCGATCAGCAGCACGATGCCCATCGTGCCGAGCAGGATCCACAGCGGCGTCGCGAAATCGCCGACCAGTTCCTCCTCGAGCGGTCGCACGATCGGGCGGTACTGCTCCAGGATCCGCGCGTACGGCGGCGGTCCGCCGGCCCGCTCCAGCACGCGCGGCGTCAGCCCCGCGAGCTCCGTCGCCAGCGACGCCGGGGTCGCGCCCGGCGCCAGTCGCCCGATCAGGTTCAGGTTGAACGTGCCGGGTTGAACCGGCGGCGTGATCAGGTCATGCATCCAGACCGACGTCCGCTCGTCCGGGAACGCGAAGTCCTGTGGCAGCACGCCGATGATCGTCAGCATGTTGCCCGAGACCGAGATTGTCTGACCGACGACGTTCTCATCGCGGCCGAACCAGTCGCTCCAGAGCCAGTGCGTCAGGACCGCGACCGTGCCCTCCTCGTCGTTCATGTTCGGCAGCCGCCCGACCTCCGGTGTAACGCCGAGCGTCGCATAGATCGAGGGCGGCCCCGCCGCGACGAACAGGCGCTCCACGTTGTCCCCTGCGCGGACGGTCGTCTGTCCGCCCCCGACGAACGCCAGTTCCTCCAGCCCGCGGGCGCTCTCTCCGTACTCCAGGTAGAACTCGGGACCGAGCGCGAACTCCTCCTCGAGATCGGTGCCCGGGGCGGTCCCCTTGATCACAACGAGCTCATCGGGATCGGGGAAGGAGAGGGGGTCCAGCAGAACCGCGTCTACGACACTGAAGATCGCCGTGTTCGCACCGATCGCGAGCGCCAGTGTGAGCGCCGCGATGATGGAGAACGCCGGCGCCCGCAGCAGGCTCCGCGCTCCATGGGTCAGGTCCCGCATCCAGACGTCGAACATCCGCGCCCTCCAGGATTCGAGTGGGGTGTCGGCAGGCTGGCAGTGATCAGCCGGATTTTCACCTGACGCGGGGCCGGTGGGCAGGGTTTCGAATTTTCCGAACCATTCGTCCCAGGGGGTGCTGTCGCTCGGGAAGGAGATCCGCCGCACGTGCGAGGCTGAGGTCTCGATCGGGGTGCGGAGGGCAGGGTTGTCGGTGCGAGCG
This is a stretch of genomic DNA from Longimicrobiales bacterium. It encodes these proteins:
- a CDS encoding ABC transporter permease, with translation MFDVWMRDLTHGARSLLRAPAFSIIAALTLALAIGANTAIFSVVDAVLLDPLSFPDPDELVVIKGTAPGTDLEEEFALGPEFYLEYGESARGLEELAFVGGGQTTVRAGDNVERLFVAAGPPSIYATLGVTPEVGRLPNMNDEEGTVAVLTHWLWSDWFGRDENVVGQTISVSGNMLTIIGVLPQDFAFPDERTSVWMHDLITPPVQPGTFNLNLIGRLAPGATPASLATELAGLTPRVLERAGGPPPYARILEQYRPIVRPLEEELVGDFATPLWILLGTMGIVLLIACANVANLLLVRAEGRDRELAVRSALGAGRGRLVSGLMTEALILAAVGGVAGVVLAWAGLPLVVRAAPENIPGLANVSISGGALLFTVGVVVVAALVAGILPALRFSKPDVANGLRSSQRTGSAASPVTRNALIVVQTAAALVLLIGAGLLLQSFRALRNVDPGYDTQNIFTFQAAPDPEEHGLNDPSAFARFHYMFMDRIAALPGVESVGLVNTLPLDEGAGETRVQTSTYDGPPQNAPRVRMTMADGDYFRTMGISVLAGQAFERRADPTSNVTIIVSRSAAEMLWPGQDPIGQVLRPAGAPPEFPWTTVGGVVEDVILEDYRQQTPEPMLYLPLVGPTAQSWGVGTPAYVVSSPLAGRLGPQIRALVQEIAPGAPVYREFTMEQLADRSMARLSFTMLNLFIAAGLALVLGAVGIYGTISYIVSRRTREIGIRMALGAQAADVRRMVVTQGGRVAIVGVIVGLVAAVWAARSLETLLFEVEARDPLVFAAVALTMLGVALLASYLPARRASAVDPVEAIRTE